One genomic window of Homo sapiens unplaced genomic scaffold, GRCh38.p14 Primary Assembly HSCHRUN_RANDOM_CTG2 includes the following:
- the LOC100288966 gene encoding POTE ankyrin domain family member D translates to MVAEVCSMPTASTVKKPFDLRSKMGKWCHHRFPCCRGSGKSNMGTSGDHDDSFMKMLRSKMGKCCRHCFPCCRGSGTSNVGTSGDHENSFMKMLRSKMGKWCCHCFPCCRGSSKSNVGAWGDYDHSAFMEPRYHVRREDLDKLHRAAWWGKVPRKDLIVMLRDTDMNKRDKEKRTALHLASANGNSEVVQLLLDRRCQLNVLDNKKRTALIKAIQCQEDECVLMLLEHGADRNIPDEYGNTALHYAIYNEDKLMAKALLLYGADIESKNKCGLTPLLLGVHEQKQQVVKFLIKKKANLNVLDRYGRTALILAVCCGSASIVNLLLEQNVDVSSQDLSGQTAREYAVSSHHHVICELLSDYKEKQMLKISSENSNPEQDLKLTSEEESQRLKVSENSQPEKMSQEPEINKDCDREVEEEIKKHGSNPVGLPENLTNGASAGNGDDGLIPQRRSRKPENQQFPDTENEEYHSDEQNDTRKQLSEEQNTGISQDEILTNKQKQIEVAEQKMNSELSLSHKKEEDLLRENSVLQEEIAVLRLELDETKHQNQLRENKILEEIESVKEKTDKLLRAMQLNEEALTKTNI, encoded by the exons ATGGTGGCTGAGGTTTGTTCAATGCCCACTGCCTCTACTGTGAAGAAGCCATTTGATCTCAGGAGCAAGATGGGCAAGTGGTGCCACCACCGCTTCCCCTGCTGCAGGGGGAGCGGCAAGAGCAACATGGGCACTTCTGGAGACCACGACGACTCCTTTATGAAGATGCTCAGGAGCAAGATGGGCAAGTGTTGCCGCCACTGCTTCCCCTGCTGCAGGGGGAGCGGCACGAGCAACGTGGGCACTTCTGGAGACCATGAAAACTCCTTTATGAAGATGCTCAGGAGCAAGATGGGCAAGTGGTGCTGTCACTGCTTCCCCTGCTGCAGGGGGAGCAGCAAGAGCAACGTGGGCGCTTGGGGAGACTACGACCACAGCGCCTTCATGGAGCCGAGGTACCACGTCCGTCGAGAAGATCTGGACAAGCTCCACAGAGCTGCCTGGTGGGGTAAAGTCCCCAGAAAGGATCTCATCGTCATGCTCAGGGACACTGACATGAACAAGAGGGACAAGGAAAAGAG GACTGCTCTACATTTGGCCTCTGCCAATGGAAATTCAGAAGTAGTACAACTCCTGCTGGACAGACGATGTCAACTTAATGTCCTtgacaacaaaaaaaggacagCTCTGATAAAG GCCATACAATGCCAGGAAGATGAATGTGTGTTAATGTTGCTGGAACATGGCGCTGATCGAAATATTCCAGATGAGTATGGAAATACCGCTCTACACTATGCTATCTACAATGAAGATAAATTAATGGCCAAAGCACTGCTCTTATATGGTGCTGATATTGAATCAAAAAACAAG TGTGGCCTCACACCACTTTTGCTTGGCGTACATGAACAAAAACAGCAAGTGGTGAaatttttaatcaagaaaaaagcTAATTTAAATGTACTTGATAGATATGGAAG AACTGCCCTCATACTTGCTGTATGTTGTGGATCAGCAAGTATAGTCAATCTTCTACTTGAGCAAAATGTTGATGTATCTTCTCAAGATCTATCTGGACAGACGGCCAGAGAGTATGCTGTTTCTAGTCATCATCATGT aaTTTGTGAATTACTTTCtgactataaagaaaaacagatgctAAAAATCTCTTCTGAAAACAGCAATCCAG AACAAGACTTAAAGCTGACATCAGAGGAAGAGTCACAAAGGCTTAAAGTCAGTGAAAATAGCCAGCCAGAG AAAATGTCtcaagaaccagaaataaataaggaCTGTGATAGAGAG gttgaagaagaaataaagaagcatGGAAGTAATCCTGTGGGATTACCAGAAAACCTGACTAATGGTGCCAGTGCTGGCAATGGTGATGATGGATTAATTCCACAAAGGAGgagcagaaaacctgaaaatcaGCAATTTCCTGACACTGAGAATGAAGAGTATCACAG TGACGAACAAAATGATACCCGGAAACAACTTTCTGAAGAACAGAACACTGGAATATCACAAGATGAGATTCTGACTAATAAACAAAAGCAGATAGAAGTGGCTGAACAGAAAATGAATTCTGAG CTTTCTCTTAGTCATAAGAAAGAAGAAGATCTCTTGCGTGAAAACAGCGTGTTGCAGGAAGAAATTGCCGTGCTAAGACTGGAACTAGATGAAACAAAACATCAGAACCAgctaagggaaaataaaattttggaggAAATTGAAAGTGTGAAAGAAAAGACTGATAAACTTCTAAGGGCTATGCAATTGAATGAAGAAGCATTAACGAAAACCAATATTTAA
- the LOC100288966 gene encoding POTE ankyrin domain family member D isoform X3 has protein sequence MVAEVCSMPTASTVKKPFDLRSKMGKWCHHRFPCCRGSGKSNMGTSGDHDDSFMKMLRSKMGKCCRHCFPCCRGSGTSNVGTSGDHENSFMKMLRSKMGKWCCHCFPCCRGSSKSNVGAWGDYDHSAFMEPRYHVRREDLDKLHRAAWWGKVPRKDLIVMLRDTDMNKRDKEKRTALHLASANGNSEVVQLLLDRRCQLNVLDNKKRTALIKAIQCQEDECVLMLLEHGADRNIPDEYGNTALHYAIYNEDKLMAKALLLYGADIESKNKCGLTPLLLGVHEQKQQVVKFLIKKKANLNVLDRYGRTALILAVCCGSASIVNLLLEQNVDVSSQDLSGQTAREYAVSSHHHVICELLSDYKEKQMLKISSENSNPG, from the exons ATGGTGGCTGAGGTTTGTTCAATGCCCACTGCCTCTACTGTGAAGAAGCCATTTGATCTCAGGAGCAAGATGGGCAAGTGGTGCCACCACCGCTTCCCCTGCTGCAGGGGGAGCGGCAAGAGCAACATGGGCACTTCTGGAGACCACGACGACTCCTTTATGAAGATGCTCAGGAGCAAGATGGGCAAGTGTTGCCGCCACTGCTTCCCCTGCTGCAGGGGGAGCGGCACGAGCAACGTGGGCACTTCTGGAGACCATGAAAACTCCTTTATGAAGATGCTCAGGAGCAAGATGGGCAAGTGGTGCTGTCACTGCTTCCCCTGCTGCAGGGGGAGCAGCAAGAGCAACGTGGGCGCTTGGGGAGACTACGACCACAGCGCCTTCATGGAGCCGAGGTACCACGTCCGTCGAGAAGATCTGGACAAGCTCCACAGAGCTGCCTGGTGGGGTAAAGTCCCCAGAAAGGATCTCATCGTCATGCTCAGGGACACTGACATGAACAAGAGGGACAAGGAAAAGAG GACTGCTCTACATTTGGCCTCTGCCAATGGAAATTCAGAAGTAGTACAACTCCTGCTGGACAGACGATGTCAACTTAATGTCCTtgacaacaaaaaaaggacagCTCTGATAAAG GCCATACAATGCCAGGAAGATGAATGTGTGTTAATGTTGCTGGAACATGGCGCTGATCGAAATATTCCAGATGAGTATGGAAATACCGCTCTACACTATGCTATCTACAATGAAGATAAATTAATGGCCAAAGCACTGCTCTTATATGGTGCTGATATTGAATCAAAAAACAAG TGTGGCCTCACACCACTTTTGCTTGGCGTACATGAACAAAAACAGCAAGTGGTGAaatttttaatcaagaaaaaagcTAATTTAAATGTACTTGATAGATATGGAAG AACTGCCCTCATACTTGCTGTATGTTGTGGATCAGCAAGTATAGTCAATCTTCTACTTGAGCAAAATGTTGATGTATCTTCTCAAGATCTATCTGGACAGACGGCCAGAGAGTATGCTGTTTCTAGTCATCATCATGT aaTTTGTGAATTACTTTCtgactataaagaaaaacagatgctAAAAATCTCTTCTGAAAACAGCAATCCAG gttga
- the LOC100288966 gene encoding POTE ankyrin domain family member D isoform X1 has translation MVAEVCSMPTASTVKKPFDLRSKMGKWCHHRFPCCRGSGKSNMGTSGDHDDSFMKMLRSKMGKCCRHCFPCCRGSGTSNVGTSGDHENSFMKMLRSKMGKWCCHCFPCCRGSSKSNVGAWGDYDHSAFMEPRYHVRREDLDKLHRAAWWGKVPRKDLIVMLRDTDMNKRDKEKRTALHLASANGNSEVVQLLLDRRCQLNVLDNKKRTALIKAIQCQEDECVLMLLEHGADRNIPDEYGNTALHYAIYNEDKLMAKALLLYGADIESKNKCGLTPLLLGVHEQKQQVVKFLIKKKANLNVLDRYGRTALILAVCCGSASIVNLLLEQNVDVSSQDLSGQTAREYAVSSHHHVICELLSDYKEKQMLKISSENSNPENVSRTRNK, from the exons ATGGTGGCTGAGGTTTGTTCAATGCCCACTGCCTCTACTGTGAAGAAGCCATTTGATCTCAGGAGCAAGATGGGCAAGTGGTGCCACCACCGCTTCCCCTGCTGCAGGGGGAGCGGCAAGAGCAACATGGGCACTTCTGGAGACCACGACGACTCCTTTATGAAGATGCTCAGGAGCAAGATGGGCAAGTGTTGCCGCCACTGCTTCCCCTGCTGCAGGGGGAGCGGCACGAGCAACGTGGGCACTTCTGGAGACCATGAAAACTCCTTTATGAAGATGCTCAGGAGCAAGATGGGCAAGTGGTGCTGTCACTGCTTCCCCTGCTGCAGGGGGAGCAGCAAGAGCAACGTGGGCGCTTGGGGAGACTACGACCACAGCGCCTTCATGGAGCCGAGGTACCACGTCCGTCGAGAAGATCTGGACAAGCTCCACAGAGCTGCCTGGTGGGGTAAAGTCCCCAGAAAGGATCTCATCGTCATGCTCAGGGACACTGACATGAACAAGAGGGACAAGGAAAAGAG GACTGCTCTACATTTGGCCTCTGCCAATGGAAATTCAGAAGTAGTACAACTCCTGCTGGACAGACGATGTCAACTTAATGTCCTtgacaacaaaaaaaggacagCTCTGATAAAG GCCATACAATGCCAGGAAGATGAATGTGTGTTAATGTTGCTGGAACATGGCGCTGATCGAAATATTCCAGATGAGTATGGAAATACCGCTCTACACTATGCTATCTACAATGAAGATAAATTAATGGCCAAAGCACTGCTCTTATATGGTGCTGATATTGAATCAAAAAACAAG TGTGGCCTCACACCACTTTTGCTTGGCGTACATGAACAAAAACAGCAAGTGGTGAaatttttaatcaagaaaaaagcTAATTTAAATGTACTTGATAGATATGGAAG AACTGCCCTCATACTTGCTGTATGTTGTGGATCAGCAAGTATAGTCAATCTTCTACTTGAGCAAAATGTTGATGTATCTTCTCAAGATCTATCTGGACAGACGGCCAGAGAGTATGCTGTTTCTAGTCATCATCATGT aaTTTGTGAATTACTTTCtgactataaagaaaaacagatgctAAAAATCTCTTCTGAAAACAGCAATCCAG AAAATGTCtcaagaaccagaaataaataa
- the LOC100288966 gene encoding POTE ankyrin domain family member D isoform X2, with amino-acid sequence MVAEVCSMPTASTVKKPFDLRSKMGKWCHHRFPCCRGSGKSNMGTSGDHDDSFMKMLRSKMGKCCRHCFPCCRGSGTSNVGTSGDHENSFMKMLRSKMGKWCCHCFPCCRGSSKSNVGAWGDYDHSAFMEPRYHVRREDLDKLHRAAWWGKVPRKDLIVMLRDTDMNKRDKEKRTALHLASANGNSEVVQLLLDRRCQLNVLDNKKRTALIKAIQCQEDECVLMLLEHGADRNIPDEYGNTALHYAIYNEDKLMAKALLLYGADIESKNKCGLTPLLLGVHEQKQQVVKFLIKKKANLNVLDRYGRTALILAVCCGSASIVNLLLEQNVDVSSQDLSGQTAREYAVSSHHHVICELLSDYKEKQMLKISSENSNPV; translated from the exons ATGGTGGCTGAGGTTTGTTCAATGCCCACTGCCTCTACTGTGAAGAAGCCATTTGATCTCAGGAGCAAGATGGGCAAGTGGTGCCACCACCGCTTCCCCTGCTGCAGGGGGAGCGGCAAGAGCAACATGGGCACTTCTGGAGACCACGACGACTCCTTTATGAAGATGCTCAGGAGCAAGATGGGCAAGTGTTGCCGCCACTGCTTCCCCTGCTGCAGGGGGAGCGGCACGAGCAACGTGGGCACTTCTGGAGACCATGAAAACTCCTTTATGAAGATGCTCAGGAGCAAGATGGGCAAGTGGTGCTGTCACTGCTTCCCCTGCTGCAGGGGGAGCAGCAAGAGCAACGTGGGCGCTTGGGGAGACTACGACCACAGCGCCTTCATGGAGCCGAGGTACCACGTCCGTCGAGAAGATCTGGACAAGCTCCACAGAGCTGCCTGGTGGGGTAAAGTCCCCAGAAAGGATCTCATCGTCATGCTCAGGGACACTGACATGAACAAGAGGGACAAGGAAAAGAG GACTGCTCTACATTTGGCCTCTGCCAATGGAAATTCAGAAGTAGTACAACTCCTGCTGGACAGACGATGTCAACTTAATGTCCTtgacaacaaaaaaaggacagCTCTGATAAAG GCCATACAATGCCAGGAAGATGAATGTGTGTTAATGTTGCTGGAACATGGCGCTGATCGAAATATTCCAGATGAGTATGGAAATACCGCTCTACACTATGCTATCTACAATGAAGATAAATTAATGGCCAAAGCACTGCTCTTATATGGTGCTGATATTGAATCAAAAAACAAG TGTGGCCTCACACCACTTTTGCTTGGCGTACATGAACAAAAACAGCAAGTGGTGAaatttttaatcaagaaaaaagcTAATTTAAATGTACTTGATAGATATGGAAG AACTGCCCTCATACTTGCTGTATGTTGTGGATCAGCAAGTATAGTCAATCTTCTACTTGAGCAAAATGTTGATGTATCTTCTCAAGATCTATCTGGACAGACGGCCAGAGAGTATGCTGTTTCTAGTCATCATCATGT aaTTTGTGAATTACTTTCtgactataaagaaaaacagatgctAAAAATCTCTTCTGAAAACAGCAATCCAG TGTGA